Proteins encoded together in one Arcobacter sp. LA11 window:
- a CDS encoding phosphoadenylyl-sulfate reductase — protein MDINSLNKKLQGLKPKEILEYFIKEYGQEAALSSSLGAEDQVLTDMILKIDKSANIFTLDTGRLHPETYDVMDATNLKYGVKLNVFFPINKDVEKLYETQGINGHFESIENRKNCCGVRKMEPLKRALAPLKVWITGLRATQSVTRTDMSVVEYDENFKVIKVNPLINWSEDDVWDYIKSNNVPYNKLHDQGYPSIGCAPCTRPVKAGEDIRSGRWWWENPEHKECGLHAK, from the coding sequence ATGGATATTAATAGTTTAAATAAAAAATTACAAGGGTTAAAACCAAAAGAAATTTTAGAGTATTTTATCAAAGAATATGGTCAAGAAGCAGCTCTTTCTAGTAGTTTAGGAGCAGAAGACCAAGTATTAACAGATATGATTTTAAAAATTGATAAAAGTGCAAATATTTTTACATTGGATACAGGAAGATTACATCCTGAAACTTATGATGTAATGGATGCAACAAATCTAAAATACGGTGTTAAATTAAACGTATTTTTTCCGATTAACAAGGATGTAGAAAAGTTATATGAAACTCAAGGTATCAACGGACACTTTGAGAGTATAGAAAATAGAAAAAATTGTTGTGGTGTTAGAAAAATGGAACCACTTAAAAGAGCATTGGCACCTTTAAAAGTTTGGATAACAGGCTTAAGAGCAACTCAAAGTGTTACAAGAACTGATATGTCAGTAGTTGAATACGATGAAAACTTTAAAGTTATCAAGGTAAATCCTTTGATTAACTGGAGTGAAGATGATGTTTGGGATTATATTAAATCAAACAATGTTCCATACAACAAACTTCATGACCAAGGCTATCCAAGTATTGGATGTGCACCCTGTACACGGCCAGTTAAAGCTGGCGAAGATATTAGAAGTGGACGTTGGTGGTGGGAGAACCCAGAGCATAAAGAGTGTGGTTTACACGCTAAGTAA
- a CDS encoding DUF2061 domain-containing protein, whose amino-acid sequence MAEKAYRSVAKTVSWRTVGTLDTIIISYFITGDLTMAASIGSIELFTKMILYYFHERAWNKISFGKIKEPDYQI is encoded by the coding sequence ATGGCAGAAAAAGCATATAGATCTGTAGCCAAAACAGTTTCTTGGCGTACAGTTGGAACTCTTGATACTATAATAATCTCATACTTTATCACTGGTGATTTAACAATGGCGGCCTCAATTGGTTCAATAGAATTATTTACAAAAATGATACTTTACTATTTTCATGAAAGAGCTTGGAATAAAATCTCTTTTGGGAAAATTAAAGAACCTGATTATCAGATTTAG